Below is a genomic region from Dehalococcoides mccartyi.
GTATTCGGCCACAGGGGGAATTTCATCAGGACGCGGCATGCAGGGGTAACACAGGCAGCAGTAGCCGCAGCACTGGCACTTTTTAAAATTGAACTTGGAGGCCATGAAATGCCTTCCGGCCTGTTCACGGCAGTAGTTTTCATACCCGGCTGTCAGGGCGCGATAGTTTGAAATATCACGGGCAGAAAGATTGGACATAAACGGACGAAGCTCTTGCATGGTTTCCCTCCGGGTAAGGTAACAGTATCAGGGGGTACTTAAGTTGTACCCCCTGATACTTTAAAAGGCTATATGGACTGCTTGTGCCGTCTTAAGAGTGCCCAGGTAGTTGCCAGCAGGAGAACTGCCAAGATGAAGAAAACCAGAAACCCCATCCAGGCAGATTCGGGTTCATTCTCTACCAGAGACCCGAAATAATGCTGAACAGCACCTATGCCCGAAAGCAGACCCAGAGCACCTATCAGCCATTCATACCATCTGACGGCTGTCTTGGCTCTAAGCCAGTTTACCAGTAAGGTTAAAGCAGCACCGAAAAGTACGCCTATCCAAAAAATCATTTTATATAATCTCCTATACCGAAGTCGTTATTAGTAACTGGTATCGACCCCATACGGATAGTCATCCACTTCGTCCCACCAGGTAGCAGGATTCTTCCGCCCGTACTTAAAGGACTTTTCCATATTCTTGAAGAAAGTATTGAACACAGGTGTGGTGGAAACAGTGCCCTTGACTACGTCATGTATAAACGAGCCGGGGTGGGAATTGAAGGGACAGGTACCCTGGCAAATGGGACAGTGGGGGCACTTGGTATAGTCACAGCGCCAGCCCAGGAAACCTGCGTTGCCAAAGGTATTATCATCTCTCCATGTAGGTTCACCGGGATTGATAGCCCCGAAAGGACAAGCCTCGGCACAGATACCGCAGCTTTCACAGAATCTGCGGGCACCAAAATCAATGGGGCGGCTGGGTGGCAGCGGCATATCAGTCAGGAAACCCCAGGTAACTCTGACGGTAATGCCGTAAAGCGGGTGGTTTACATATGAAGCACGGGAAAGTTCACCCAGACCACCCAGAACCGCCCAAGCACCAGCCGGAGAAAGGCTGTTGTTGCCGGCACTTATCATCTGGTAGCCCAAACCGCGGGCAAAATCCTGGAAGTGGGCTTTGGTATTGTAGGCGCGTTCGTAACTGGTTTCTGTAGCCGCTCCTTCAAACCTGCCGGACTGGCGGCGGGTCCATTCGTATGGCTGACGCATAGTCCAGAGGAAAATATATTTGCATTTGTTGGGAATAGTAACTTTTCGGGGAGTTTCAATACATTCCTCAACATCTCCGAATTCAAGTGTTTTGCCGTACTGGTCAACAGTAAAGACAAGTTTTTTAAGGTTATCATCAAGTTCCAAAGCACCCACGTCTTCACCGCCAAAATAACGGATACCGGCTTTCAGGGTTCGGAGGTTATCTTCGGGAGTGCCCTGATACTTGGTGCCGCCCATCTCTTCAGGGGTATGCACCATTTTAGGTCCGGCATAGCTGTCGGTACTACCCAGGTAACCGCCGGCCGCCCGAACTGCCGCTACCAGGTCTACCATATTGCCGCCCAAATTCATCCTCTGGGGAAACTGACCGAAAGCGAACATTTCCGAAGCATGAGTAAGAGCGGTAGTCCGGATATCCCCGAACCCGTCTATACCCGGCTCAAAACCGGGAAATTCTTCACGGGCTTTGGCATACAGAATTTCGTCTTCGGCTTTTTTATCTTCCCAATCCAGCCATCTGGCCACCGGCGCACCGATAGCCTTCAAATTGTCATAAACCGGCAGGGTAGGATCCATGCGCGCCCAGGTATAAGGGCGTCTTTGAATCATATCCCAATCTATGGGGGTGGTAGGGTCTCCGTGCTCCCGCTCTTTGACAAACCAGGGTAAATTGCGGGTGCTGGGTGTTGAAGCTACGAGCTCATCAAGGTCATGGAACATAGGGGTTACGGCTGAGGCGGCACCCAATCCGGCTCCGGCCATACCTATCCCTTTCAGGAAATCCTTACGGGTAAGTGTACTGTGAAAGTTCGACATGTTTACCTCCTCTAATGGTTACTTGGCAGGAACTGTATTCAATTCTGCTTTTGTTTTCTGTCACCTCCTTTCAGTCTTTAAACCACAGCAGATGAAAGTATTTTTAGACATGGGAAAAGACATAAAACTTCGCTCTGAATGACAGTTTAATGATAAGGGAACACAGGTAAGCATTCGCATAAAAGAATGCCCGTAATAATAAGGATTTGCTTATAAATACGTTAGAGTTTACTTATGCAGAGGAAAAACCGGACATGAAGCGTATAAACCAGGGTATTTTGCTGAAAAACGGGGACTAAACGGGGATTTTAGCCGTTACCGAGATAGTAACCCAAGCCATACTTGGTCAGTATCAAATCAGGCTGGTTCAGAACTGATGCAAGTTTTTCCCTCAACTGGTTAACAAGTACCCTGATAGCCTTATGACAACCCGGATACTCATCACCCCAGATAGCCGAAGCAAGGCTTCGGTAGGTGACATAATTCGGCCGCTGATTAGCCAGATGAAGGAAGATAATATTCTCGGTAGGTGAAAGCTTTAGCTCATGTCCATTTGATTCTATTTTGTTCAGGGCGGGATAGTAGGTCAGGTTACCCATAGCGTATACTTCACCCTCCGAAGGATGTGACCGCTTTAACACATTTTTCACTCTGGAGATTAGTTCCATCTGACGAAAAGGTTTGCTAATAAACTCGTCAGCACCCTTGCTGAGCGCCACCACCACATCCATCTCGTCTTTTTTTACCGTCAGCACTATAACGGGCACCTTTGAAAAACGGCGTATCTCCTGCAATACTTCTATGCCGCTCATATCCGGCAAACCCAGGTCAAGGATGATAAAATCCGGTACTTCGGTCTCTGCCAGCTCTATACCCTCTTTGCCAAGCTGGGTTCTGACTATCTGTATATCAGGCCAGGCTACCGAAAAAGTGAGAGCTACCAGATCAATTATGGATAAATCATCCTCTATTATCAGTGTCTTCATCCCATTCGCTCCTTATCGGCAGTGTAAAGTAAAAGGTACTGCCGTGGCCGTATTCACTGGTAAACCATATTTCGCCCCGGTGCAGTTCAACAATCATCTTGGAAAGAGCCAGCC
It encodes:
- a CDS encoding reductive dehalogenase translates to MSNFHSTLTRKDFLKGIGMAGAGLGAASAVTPMFHDLDELVASTPSTRNLPWFVKEREHGDPTTPIDWDMIQRRPYTWARMDPTLPVYDNLKAIGAPVARWLDWEDKKAEDEILYAKAREEFPGFEPGIDGFGDIRTTALTHASEMFAFGQFPQRMNLGGNMVDLVAAVRAAGGYLGSTDSYAGPKMVHTPEEMGGTKYQGTPEDNLRTLKAGIRYFGGEDVGALELDDNLKKLVFTVDQYGKTLEFGDVEECIETPRKVTIPNKCKYIFLWTMRQPYEWTRRQSGRFEGAATETSYERAYNTKAHFQDFARGLGYQMISAGNNSLSPAGAWAVLGGLGELSRASYVNHPLYGITVRVTWGFLTDMPLPPSRPIDFGARRFCESCGICAEACPFGAINPGEPTWRDDNTFGNAGFLGWRCDYTKCPHCPICQGTCPFNSHPGSFIHDVVKGTVSTTPVFNTFFKNMEKSFKYGRKNPATWWDEVDDYPYGVDTSY
- a CDS encoding response regulator transcription factor → MKTLIIEDDLSIIDLVALTFSVAWPDIQIVRTQLGKEGIELAETEVPDFIILDLGLPDMSGIEVLQEIRRFSKVPVIVLTVKKDEMDVVVALSKGADEFISKPFRQMELISRVKNVLKRSHPSEGEVYAMGNLTYYPALNKIESNGHELKLSPTENIIFLHLANQRPNYVTYRSLASAIWGDEYPGCHKAIRVLVNQLREKLASVLNQPDLILTKYGLGYYLGNG